The stretch of DNA CAATCGAGAAAGTATGCTGGAGCGCGGGCATTCCCAATCGCCGCAAGTCAAACCAGCGATGATCTTCAAAACTGAACTCAAGTCTTCGTTCATCCAAGCAGGCTTTCAACAGTTCCTCTCCATCCATTATATCCAGCTTTACATACGGATCTGTGAAGCGTGCCTCACGCAATGTATTGAGATCGTTCAACGCCAACCTACGCATTTCTTCATCTTTGGTAAGCAGATACTTACGAGCATAAACCTCAGCTCTGTTCAGATAAGCTTCCGCCACACGCATTCCTTTGGTAGGATTCTGGATAACATTATCACTTTTACGGCCTACCAACAGATGCTTTTCAGGGAAAAAACCATTCATAACAAGGTAAGCATTGTAGTAAGCCTCACGCCGAATGTCGTTGGAAGCATACTTGTTTTCCAGTTCCTTGCTCACGGTGAAGGCCGGTAGCTTACCCGGATCGATATAAAAGTTTACTCCCATGAAATATGCCGAATACTCGCCGTTGACCGAATAGCCCCAGATCAATTCCGGACTACCGCTGTTATACACTCCTCCTTTTGATATATCATACATTACGATGCCCTGCCAATCGTCATACGAATAGAATTGACGAAGCTTCAAAAGCGTGGGCTTACGTTCTATAACGGAAGAACTGTATTTGATAACCTCGTCCCATTTGCCCTCATAAAGATATACCCGAGCCAACAACATGTCGACAAACAACGGCGATACGGTGTACACGTTATGAGTTATCGGGCCATTCTTGGCAAAGAGGTTACGTGCTTCAAGAAGATCTTTTATGATTTGTTCGTACACTTCAGCCACGCTACTGCGCTTCGGGAACTCATCTTTCACCGTAGACTTCAGAACAAGTGGCACGCCGGGAGCCGCGTTGGCCTCTGTATTCTCCGTGTTGTAAGGTGGCGCGTATGCGTTGACAAGCATGAAATAGTAGAAAGAGCGCAGACTCAAAGCCTCGGCCTTGATACGTTCTTTTGCCTGTTCGGAACCCGTGACCAAAGGTAACTGATCAATGACAACATTACATCCATTGATCCAATGATAGAGATTCTGCCATGAATTATACCATGGCACATTGTTTTTCTGCAGCTGTTCAAACATGTCTTCAGCCCAAGTAAAAACCGGTCCACCACCAAGAAGCATCGTTTCCTGACCTGTGGCGTCGGAGTAATTGCTTTCTACATTATCTGTCAACAACTCAAGATAAGGAAAGATGGGCGTACGAGAAGCATAACCCTCACCCAACAGCAGTTCTTCCAAATCGGTTGTAGTACTTGGTCTTACCTCGTCTTGACTGCTTTCCGTAAGAAAATCGCTACAAGCCGTCAATAACAAGGCTATCGATAACGCACCTAAGAATATGATATTTTTCATTGAAGCCATCATTAAAATTACAAACTAAAATTCAAAGTAAGACTATAACTCGGCGTAATCGGCTGAGAGCCGGTAGCTACTTCGGGGTCTACGCCGTTATAATCTTTGCTTACTATGATAAACGGATTACTAATAGCACCGCTGACAGAGAGGTTTTTCAACATCATCTTGCTTGCGACTTTCGCGGGTACTGTATAGGACAAAGAGATGTTATTACACCGTAAGAAAGAGGCATTTACCACCCGTGCCGTAGAATAATTGTACATTCGGTGACGATACTCCGTTGATCCATCAGGCAAATTCACCAGCGGTATGTTTCGATAAGGGATGGTAGGAATCTGGGTATGCGCCTCATCACCGGGCTTCTGCCAACGCCGCACCATGTCTTTAGACAAATTGGAATAGGCCGAAGGTGTGCTGTTATTCAAATAATCTTCGTCAAACAAATCTGTAAGGAAGCGCTTTCCACCGAGCGCAATACTGAAAGATGTAGACAAAGTCAATGTCTTCCAACGCAACACGGTCGACATACCACCCGAGAAATCAGGCTCCGTTGTTCCGGCATAGGCCATATAGGTTGTAGCGTCGAACGGATTAGCACCTTCCTCTTTGGTTGGAATCTTAAACAAAGGATACCCTCCTTGCGAGTCAAGTCCCGTAAAATTCCATGCCCAAAAGGCTCCTACCGGATAACCTTTCTTATGAACGGATCCTCCCGCTGCGGCTCTCCAATTCTGATTTTCGGCGATAGTGGATCGTATTTCGTTGAAATTCTTTGCCGTGTTAAGCGAAAAACTCCACACCCAATCCTTAGTTCTCACAGGCGTTACGCTTGCCGTCAACTCGAAACCTCGGTTGGTCATGCTGCCACCGTTGATTGGCATGAACAAAACTCCATACTCATAAGGCACGGCTTTAGAAACAATCATGTCCGAAGTATGCTTCGAATAATATTCCGCACTGAAGGCAATACGGTTTTTCAATACACCGAAATCAATACCGAGGTTGATACTTTTCGTCTTTTCCCAGCGCAGATTGTCATAAGGTAATGACTTTATCTTCAGGATATAACGTCCTGTTCGGATATCAATAAACTCACGACCACGCCCTAACTGCGCTATCAAGTCAGGGCCACAGTTCTCTACCACATTGCCCTGCCAACCGTATGAGCCACGCACATTGAAATCACTAATCCACGACAGATGCTTAATCCATGGTTCATTGATGATGTTCCAACGGGCACCGACAGACCATACGGGCAGGAAACGGTTGCGTTCGTCCTGCCCAAAACGGTTGGACGCGTCCGAACGGACACTGGCCGATAATATGTAACGTTCGGCATAGCTGTACATTCCTGTGGCAAACAGGCCGACAGTATTGATTTTACGGTCGATAACGGAGTTAGAGAAGTTATCGTATAGTTCATTGGCTATCAAATTGGAACTATTCAACGGGTCTACAATTTGACGTGGCGGCAACATAATAGATTTACCCCGCTGACGAAAATAACCATAAACGGTCGTATTATATCCGTCGTATTTATTGCTGCGCATTTCACCTCCGGCCATGAAACTCAGTCGATGTACATCGTTTAAAATCTTATTATAAGATAAGGTAGCACGCAAAGTATAGTTCTTGTTACGGCTTTCCGTTGTGTTCAACTCGCCTCCATGCGGCAAACGAGACTTCTTATATTCCAGGTCTCCAGGCCCATAAAGCCCGAACTCATAGCCTCGCAGATTGGTGATAAAAAAGCTCCGCTCATCGGCATACGACTCTCCAACCACGTTGGAGGTGTTGTATCCGAGCAGACCTTCGAAGCGTAAGCCTTCAGCGATCATCCATCTCAGGTTGGCAGAGAGTGCCATAGTGTTCGTCGTATTGGTATTTCCGGTATTATTAAGTTCATTGATGATATTATACATTCTGCGGTTGGCATCCTGTGTTTTAGCATAATAAAACAAGGAACCATCTTCATTGTATGCCGGAATAGCACGATTTATCGTTCGGGCATAGTAGTAAGGATCTACGCGGAAGAAACCATGGGTCTCATGAGAAGCCGCATTCAAGCGCACACCCAAACTCACCTTACTACTGATTTTGGTATCAATGCTCACCGAAGCGCTATAATTTTTCGAATCATTACCTTTGGATATACCATTAGTAAACGAACCATTAAGTGATGCATAGTAATTCATATTGCCCGATCCTCCACTGAGACTTACACCATGATGATGGCTCATCGAATTGCGAAACAACTCTTTAAACCAATCTGTATTGTTGGAACGTGCCTGTCTTACCCCATCCACAAATTGCTGATAGGTAATCTCTTTACGCAAATATTGCCCTAAAAGTCCTTCATATCCGATTCGTTCGAGGGGGCGATTGGCCTCACTGATAAGTCCTCTTCGATAAATTTCACTTGAAACATCGATACGTTCCGAGGAATTCATCAGATTCATCCGGCTGTAGTGTATACGTGGAGTGACGGATATACCACCGCTGTAATTCACCGAAATACGTCCGCTCTTACCTTGCTTGGTTGTAATAACAATGACACCATTGGCCGCTTTCACGCCATACATCACTGTCGCTGCGGCATCTTTCAATACAGAAATCGTCTGAATATCATTCGGACTTAACCACGAGATAGAATTACCTACGAAATTCTTAATCATATCGAAATTGTCCTGATTGATATTGCCCAAAGCATCGAGGTCGCGCGTTTTAAATGGCAGCGGGTCTTCTTGAATGATACCATCGACCACCCACACCGGTTCCTGATTACCCAACAGAGTAGACGTTCCACGCACGCGTACCTTTGGAGTGGCACCTACCAATCCGCTCGTATTCAACACACTCGTACCCGACAGCTTTCCCTGCAACATCTGTTCGATACTCTTTTGTCCGTCATAGAAAAGATCTTCTATCTGTACTGTGTTGGCCGAACCGATCATTTCGTTTTTTCTAATGCGCTGATAACCGGTAACGATGACCTCGTCGATGAGCGACACGTCGTCGGCCATCGTCACATGGAGCATTTCCTCACCGCGCCATGCCACCGTCACAGCCTTCATGCCGGCATAAGTAAATTGCAGAACAGGACGCTTCGTATAGGTTTCTATCCTAAAAAAGCCTTCCAGATTGGTCTGCGCGCCTTCCGATGTCCCTTTAATAAAGACGGTAACTCCGGGCAAAGGCTCTCTCATATTTTCGGATAAGACCTTACCTTGAATCACGACCTTGCCTTTTCCCGCCTGATTTCCGGACAAACCACTTTGCGACAAGCCGTCTGAGGCTCCGCCCGTTTGGGCAGATGTCTGCGTGATATTGATAAACTTACCATTCACGGAATACCTGAAAGGCTTGTTTTGCAGCAAGAGAGAAAGGACTTTCTCTACCGTTTTGTTTTTTAGTTGTACGCTAACCGTATAACCTTGCACCTCATCATACGTGAACAAGACCTTGAATCCGGATGCTTTTTCAACTCTTTTCAGCGCGTTGGCCAATGATTCATTACGACATTCCACCGTAATTTTGTCGGTCAACGATTGTGCTTCAACAGCAGCAACGTTTCCCCAAAAAGCAAACAACGCCACAACAATCCTGCAAGCAAATCTACTCAACGCTTGCCGTTTTTTTAGTTTATAACTCATAAATGATGTATTTTAAGGTATCACCTATAGGATTAACGACCCAAATGAAATATCGGGCATTAGTTTTTCTCTCTTTTTTTAGAAAGAACGATTTTGTTATCTTTCAACTCGGCTTCGATATAGCTGAACGCGTTCAGGTTTTTCACAACCTGCGATATATCGGCATTGCGGTCGGCAATGAAGTGAAGACGATAGCTCATCAAGGAGTTATCGCAGATCTCAATGCTCACATTATACCATCTGCCGATTTCCTTCAGGATGTCAATCAGTGGCAGATTGTCAAAATAAAAATAACCGTCTTTCCACTGAATGTAATACTCCGTATCGACACAGGTCACGTTAAATCCTTCGTCATCGCTTAATGTCGCGTCTTCGCCGGGCTTTAATACGACTTTTTGACGGCTCGTTTTATTGCTTATCGCCACCGAACCCGACACCAAAGTCACATGATTGTCCGAGCCGGGATAAGCTTTCAGATTGAACTCTGTGCCCAATACACGGGTCAGAATCCTATCGGTTTCTACGATAAAAGGATGCCGGGCGTCTTTCTTCACTTTAAAATAAGCTTCCCCTTTCAGTTTTACTCGCCTTACATCGCCCGAGAAACGAGCCGGAAATATCAACTTACTCTCCGCATTGAGCGTAACACTTGTGCCGTCGGAAAGAATCAGTTTATATGCTTTCCCACGAGGTGTAGACAACATTCGCACCCCCTCCGCACGCGTCGAGGTATGTGAAAAATCGGCCCGTTCGTCATCAATCACCACCCCTTCGTCGTGATAGGCGAGTTCAATATCCTTCATCTGTTCGTCGGCTTTGCCCAACAAAATCTTCTGCGGGCGGTCTTCGGCCACGAAAGCCATCAGATGATCGGTAGCCGGCCGACCATCTAAATAGGAATGAATGCCCCATACCATTGCGACAACGGCAGCCGCCGCGGCGGCAACATACAACAATCTGCGGCGATAAGAACTCCGTAAACGGCGGGGCGCAAGCTCGGTAGCGCAAAAATGTTTCCAAGCTTTCGCTGTGTCAGGAGCTGGACTTTTCTCTCTAAGTCTTGCACAACGATAGCTCCACAACAAACGATACGCATCCTGCGAAGCTTTGTCAGACAGCAACGCGCCTATTTCGTCACCCGTCAACTCGTCCCAGTTATCTATCCGATTCACCACCTCGTGCTCTTCAGTAGCGTCCGTGTTCTGATGTAAATTATCAATATCCATGTTCATTATATAATATAACGATTATCGATTCTTTTTGGTTATCTTCCGGTTTGCATATTCTATAGAAAAAGATTCACGCAATAATCGCAAACCTTTCATGACATGCTGCTTCACGCCACTGATTGAAATATCGAGCAAGGCCGCAACTTCCTTATAGGTATGTCCCTCATAAAAACATTGATCCATTACAAAACGTGTACGTGCAGGCATTCTTTCCATCATTCGATCTATCAATTCCAGGTATTCCTCTTGCTTATCCGAATCCCATTCTATGCTGTGCCGGCTCATATCGAGGAAGAACTTTACATAGGCCGACTCTACCTTGGAATGTTTCAAATAGTCCAGGCAGCGATTATAGACACACTGCCGCAGATAAGAAGCGCCATATCGATTATGTGAGTAGGAGAAATCTTCCCACGCACGAGTAAAGACATCGTTTACCACATCTCGGGCCACTTCTGAATCATGCACTATATAAAGGGCATTATAATATAAAGGGGAATAATTTTCTTTGAATAATTTTTCAAATGCGCGTTCCCGGTCACGTACTCCCATAACTATGCTCTTTCTTAACTAAAATACATTTACAAAGATAGTGATAAATCTATAAATTAACGTGAGTTCGACGAATTCTCGTTATGTTAATAACATCTTGAACATGAACGATAGCCTTCACTTCGTGCAGAACTTAAAGATGTGCGAGAGTAGTTTCCACGCCACAATGCAGGACAAGATGTTCGTGAATGGTAACAAGAACCTGTAGGAGTGATGTATACAACCCGACCTACCTTAACAGAGCGGGTAGTTCTTTTCTTATGGACACTTGGCTTACGGGCTTTCGAACGCTTACAAGCTTTCCTCCCCTTATACTTCATTTGCGTCTGCAAACTAATGTTTTCTGTGCGGGTTGTAGATGTCGTTTCATACGTAAAACTACTTGTGCCTATTAGTGTTGCCACGAAGAGAAGAACAGAAAATAGATGTCTCATAATTTTGTTTATATTTGTTATTAATAACGTGAGTTTGATGAATTATAAGTGTCTATAGATTTGGTGATTAGCGAAATTTGTTGTAATTTTAAGGTGTTAACATTCAAATAATTACAAACAAAAACCGCTATGATCACCGAAGACAAAATTACTGAAAATCGCTGTAATATTTGCATAAAATCAGCAGTTTAACGCAATTGGGCTTGATTATTAAGGATATACGGCGCAAGCCGCAGAAAATCCGTCAACTGCAACGAGGCAGTAATATGCGGATTATTGCGACAGAAAGGTTTTCAAATCGTTACCCGAAAGCAGGGTAACCGCCTCCACCCAAAAGGAGAAAAACTGCGATTTTTCGTGCATCCGTTGCTGTTGCTTCATTGCTCCATATTTTGCATAGCAGAGTTAGGCTCTTTCATGTTTAATTTTGCAACCAAAAAGAAAAGGCAATGGCAAGAAGCACATTCAAGGTGCTGTTCTATGTGAACGGCAGCAAGGAGAAAAACGGTATCGTCCCCATCATGGGACGTGTTACAATCAACGGCACGGTGGCACAGTTCAGCTGCAAGCGCACCATTCCGAAGGAACTTTGGGACGTGAAGGGCAACAGGGCTAAAGGCAAGAGCAAGGAAGCCATCGCCACCAATCTCTCGCTCGACAACATCAAGGCGCAAATCATCAAGCACTACCAACGGCTTTCCGACCGTGAGGCGTTCGTCACGGCAGAGATGGTGCGCAATGCCTATCAGGGGCTGGGCAGCGAGTACGACACCCTGCTCAAATCCTTTGACAGGGACTGCGCCTCCCTGCTCAAGCGTGTAGGCAAGGACAGGAGCATGGGAACATACAAGGTGATGCTCAGGGCAAGGAACAACACGGAAAAGTTTATCCGCTACAAGTACAACCGCAGCGATATGTCGATGCTCGAACTCACCCCCGACTTCATCAGGGACTTCGCCGTGTACCTCAGCACGGTGAAAGGAAACAGGAACGCCACTATCTGGCTGAACTGCATGTGGCTCAAGGGCGTGGTGATGCGTGCGCACTTCAACGGCAAGATACCCAGAAATCCGTTTGCTCAGTTCCATGTCAGTCCGAACACGAAGGAGCGTGAGTTCCTTACGGAGGACGAGCTGAAGACGCTGATGTCGCACGAGTTTGCCGACAGCCACTCCGCCTTCGTGCGTGACTTGTTCGTCTTCGCCTCCTTCACCGCCCTTTCGTTCGTGGACTTGAAGGAACTCACCACCGATGAGATAGTGGAGGTGAACGGCGAGAAGTGGATAGTTGCGAAAAGACACAAGACGCATATTCCGTTCCAAGTGAAACTGCTTGATGTCCCCCTGCAAATCATTGACAGATACAGACCGTTCCAGAAGGACAACTCTATATTCGGGGACATCAACTACTGGACGGTCTGCAAGAGGCTCAAGAAGGTCATGAGCGAGTGCGGCATCACAAAGGACATTTCCTTCCACTGCGCAAGGCACGGCTTTGCGACATTGGCACTCAGCAAGGGCATGCCCATCGAGAGCGTGAGCCGCGTACTCGGACACACGAACATCGTAACCACGCAACTCTATGCGAAAATAACCACCGAGAAACTCGACACCGACCTCTCCATGCTCGGCAGCAAGCTCAACGCATCATTCGGCAATATCAAAATGGCATGACAATGAAAGGAGAAGACATAAACGGCAATGCCCGTCGGATAATCACGATGGACGAACACGGGAACATCACCGTACCTAAAGGGGAAATATGGATGGGCGAGTATGAGATTGCCGACCTGTTTGGCGTGTTCGGGCATACTATCCGCACGCAGGTCAAGGAAATATACAAGTCTGGGCTGCTGCATCCCTGCACGGCAGAGAGGAACATCAAGATAGCGGAGGGGCACTGGCTTGATGCGTACAGCCTTGAAATGGTCATAGCCCTTGCGTTCCGCATCAAGTCGCAAAGGGCAAAAAGGCTTCGGAAGCATGTCGTCGCAATGCTGACCGAACGGCACGAAAGGTTTGTCATGCTCCTTCCTGAACAGACAGGCAGTCCCTGCTGAAACACCTTGACAGAGGTTTATAGAGGTTTATCCCCATCGACACAAGGGGATAAACCTTTTTCTTTTTGGGTGGTTGAAGGGCAGGGATAATAGTCAGGAACGAGTCGTATAGGACTGCCGGGAAAAGAAAAACATACCGAACACAACTTCTTTTATTTTGATGAATTGATGAATATTGATATAATATGATTGAATATCAAGCGATTGCAGGTTCATCAACATATCATCAGACGCTTGCGAACGATGAAAGGAAAAGGGATTTTCCCTTTTTCAGCAACCCTCGACAAATCCTACCAAATTATCCTCCTATTCCCTCAAATCTTGCTCTGCACCTCCCAGCTTCCCCTGTTTTTATTCCGTTCCGTTTTTCTTTCACCGTTCCGCGCCATTCTTCACAAGTAGTTTTCGGAACGATGTCCGTAACTTTGCACGATGCTATATATCAATCATTTAAGCAAGAAAGAAATGGATAAGAAAAACAATGACGGGCTGCTGGAAGATATGCCCGAAAAAAGAAAAAAGGACGGGGCTTTCGTCCGTGTGGGCACAACGCTCTACAAACTTGCAGACATGCCTCTCATCGGAGGTGGTTTTGTAAGGAAGCGCATCGTATGGAACAACGAGACGCTCCGTCAGGACTACGGCAGGGACTATCTGGCGACCGTCCCGAAGTATGACGGTTTCTGTACCGTCCCCGACCATGTGAACTATCAGCCCGTAGTAGGCAGTTTCCTCAACCTCTACGAGCCGACGGGACATCAGCCGAAGCAAGGCGTGTTCCCCCATATCAAGGCATTGGCAAGGCACATCTTCGGAGGACAGTACGAACTTGGCATGGACTACCTGCAACTGCTCTACCTGCATCCCATAGAGAAACTGCCCATCCTGCTGCTCGTATCAGAGGAACGCAACACGGGCAAGAGCACGTTCCTCAACTTCCTCAAAGCCCTCTTCGGGGGCAATGTAACCTTCAACACCAACGAGGACTTCCGAAGTCAGTTCAACTCGGACTGGGCAGGGAAACTGCTCATCCTCGTGGACGAGGTGCTTCTCGACCGCAGGGAGGACAGCGAGCGGCTCAAGAACCTCAGCACCACCCTTTCCTACAAGGTGGAGGCGAAGGGCAAGGACAGGGACGAGATTTCATTCTTCGCCAAGTTCGTACTATGCTCCAACAACGAACGTCTGCCCGTCATAATCGACACAGGAGAGACACGCTATTGGGTGAGGAAGGTGGGGAGGATAGAAAAGGATGACACGGACTTCCTGCAAAGGGTAAAGGAGGAAATACCCGCCTTCCTCTATTTTCTCCAGCACCGCACGCTCTCCACGAAAAAAGAGAGCCGCATGTGGTTCAGTCCCGAACTCATCCACACGCAAGCCCTGATCAGGATTATACGGAGCAACCGCAACAGGACGGAAGTGGAGATGGCGGAAACCTGCCTTGAAGTCATGGACTGCATGAAAGCGGACGCTTTCTCCTTCTGCATCAACGACATGCTCCTTCTGCTGAACTGCGCAGGCTGCAGGACGGACAGGACGCAGGTAAGGCGTATCGTGCAGGATATATGGAAACTCACTCCTGCCGAAAACACGCTCACCTATACGACCTGCCAGCCGAGCTATGACAACATGCGCCCATATACGGAGATTAGGCGCACGGGGCGTTTCTACACCATCGGCAGGAAGCAGTTGGAGGAAATGCAGGGATAGAGGAATCGGAAATGATGAAACTCCACTTTGACAAGCGGCTTGATGAGGGCATGATGAAAGCATATTATGTTGATTTCCAGATTATTGGAACGACATTCATCAATTCATCAGAATTTTCATCACTCCGACTTCGGTGGGAAACGGCAGTGGCATTACAGGCTGAAACGGAACAGGCAAGACACGCTGATATAAGCAACAGAAAAAGGCAGTCACGGCAAGCCGTGCATTCTGTATTTCCAAGCATGCAGAGTATTCAGATATTCGGGTGCAGTCCAAGTATGCCTTCGGAGAAACAAGTCCAATCGGCAGCACCGATGGAGAAACCGTGGGGACTTCAGGTTATAAGGGAAAGAAGTGGCAGGGGCAAATGCCCACGTGGTAAGCACGGTACGGATATTTTCAAAAGAGAAAATACCGTAGCTTATTAGGGGATTTTCTTAACGCTTCACTCCGTGTCCGCTAAAAATCCTCCAATAAGCCAACAGGGTTGCACCCCTCTGGACACCCCTGCCGAGCCTGTCGGCATGAAGGAACGGGCAAGCCGAAACACATTTCATTTTTCTTCTCACCGATAAAATCAGAAATATAAAAGACAAAAGACGACAACTATAAAACGATAACATCATGGGATATTGTGTATTGCATTTGGAAAAGGCAAAGGGAGCTGACAGCGGAATGTCGGCACATATCGAGCGCACCATTGTGCCAAAGAACACAGACCCAACGAGGACGCATCTAAACCGTGAGTTAATAATGTTTCCCGACGGCGTGTGCAACCGCACGTTAGCCATACGCCACCGCCTTGACACGGCGGGACTGAAACGTAAGATTGGAAAGAACCAAGTGCAGGCAATACGAATTGTATTGAGCGGCACACACGAGGACATGGCACGCGTGGAGGGTGAGGGCAAACTCGATGAGTGGTGTGCGGACAATGTAAAATGGTTGAGGGAAACCTATGGAGCAGATAATCTTGTTTCAGCAGTCTTGCACATGGACGAGGAAACACCGCATATCCATGCCACTATCGTGCCGATAGTACAGGGAGAACGTAGGAAGCAGAAAAAGGAAGAAAATGTGAAGCGCAAGTACAAGGTAAAAGCACCTGCCCCACGCCTGTGTGCAGATGAAGTGATGAGCCGTGCCAATCTTATACGCTATCAGGATAGCTATGGCGATCACATGGCAAAGTACGGGCTAAAAAGAGGCATCAGAGGCTCGGTTGCCAAGCACCTCTCCACGCATGAATATTATCGCAACCTTATCATACAGGGTGAGGACATACAGGCGAACATCGCTAACTTGTTGGCAAGGGAGGCAGAAGCACGGCGCATCATAGCAGAGGCAGAGAAAGCTAAGCAGGAACTCGCACGCATCAAGGCAGAGACAAAGACGGTGGAACTGAAGAACTCCGCTGCCAGGACTGCCACCGCAGCACTCAACGGAATTGGTTCTCTTTTGGGAAGCAACAAGATGAGCAGGCTCGAAAGCGAGAACAGGCAGTTGCACGGTGAGGTGGCGGAACTGAAAGAGAACATTGGACAGATGCGCATGGATATGCAGAATATGAAAGACAGCCACACCGCAGAGCGATTGCGAGCATCGGAGCAGCATCAGCGAGAAATCGGCAATCTCAGGCGCATCGTCGACAAGGCGAAGGAGTGGTTTCCCATGCTTGCCGAGTTTCTCAAGATAGAAAGGCTTTGCCGTTCGGTTGGATTGTCCGAGAAATACACGGACGAACTCTTGCAAGGCAAAGTTCTCGTTGTTACGGGAAAACTGCGGTCGGAGGAATACAGGCGTTCGTTCGCCGCTGAGAAGGTTCGTTTGCAGGTGGGTAGGACGGAGAAGGAAGGCAAGACCATACTCGACCTGCTTGTGGATAGAGTGCCGATTGCCGCATGGTTCAAGGGGCAGTGGGAGAAAATCAGACAGACGTCCATCCTTTCCTCAAAAGAAAACAGGAGCAAGGGAGTCAGGCTGTAACCATGTCTCCGCATGCTCCTTGTTTTCTGCATCTCATTCCATGACCTTTTCAGGCAAGGTTGCTTCCTTATAAGATATTTCCGCCATGATATGCTCTTCCATGTCATGCTCGTCAAGAAAGACAGGATAGATGAATTTCTCTTCATCCGGAAGTAGGCCGAGCTTTCCTAATTTCCCAAGCCTTTCCAAAGCCTCTTTCTTATTTTTCACTGTTAGGGTGAAATCACGGACAAACTCCTGTTTCTTGCTTTTCAGGCGCAAGTTCGTCGGAATGCCGTCTTTCATGACAATCTCATATACCCCCGAGAGAACGGCAGGCCCGACATGCCGATATACAGTAGGGGTGTAACGGCACAGATAAAAAGAATGCGCTGCGTTCTGGACAAGGAAAAGTCCCGAAACTCCGCTTCCTATTGACCATACAGGGTCTGAGCCTTCGTGAATTTCCAGTAACAGATAAGGCGGGAGGACTTTAACGGTCAGTTGCTGTCTTTCCTTTGTGAGGTTGTCGGTCAGTGAGACCTGA from Prevotella sp. oral taxon 475 encodes:
- a CDS encoding site-specific integrase translates to MARSTFKVLFYVNGSKEKNGIVPIMGRVTINGTVAQFSCKRTIPKELWDVKGNRAKGKSKEAIATNLSLDNIKAQIIKHYQRLSDREAFVTAEMVRNAYQGLGSEYDTLLKSFDRDCASLLKRVGKDRSMGTYKVMLRARNNTEKFIRYKYNRSDMSMLELTPDFIRDFAVYLSTVKGNRNATIWLNCMWLKGVVMRAHFNGKIPRNPFAQFHVSPNTKEREFLTEDELKTLMSHEFADSHSAFVRDLFVFASFTALSFVDLKELTTDEIVEVNGEKWIVAKRHKTHIPFQVKLLDVPLQIIDRYRPFQKDNSIFGDINYWTVCKRLKKVMSECGITKDISFHCARHGFATLALSKGMPIESVSRVLGHTNIVTTQLYAKITTEKLDTDLSMLGSKLNASFGNIKMA
- a CDS encoding primase-helicase family protein, with product MDKKNNDGLLEDMPEKRKKDGAFVRVGTTLYKLADMPLIGGGFVRKRIVWNNETLRQDYGRDYLATVPKYDGFCTVPDHVNYQPVVGSFLNLYEPTGHQPKQGVFPHIKALARHIFGGQYELGMDYLQLLYLHPIEKLPILLLVSEERNTGKSTFLNFLKALFGGNVTFNTNEDFRSQFNSDWAGKLLILVDEVLLDRREDSERLKNLSTTLSYKVEAKGKDRDEISFFAKFVLCSNNERLPVIIDTGETRYWVRKVGRIEKDDTDFLQRVKEEIPAFLYFLQHRTLSTKKESRMWFSPELIHTQALIRIIRSNRNRTEVEMAETCLEVMDCMKADAFSFCINDMLLLLNCAGCRTDRTQVRRIVQDIWKLTPAENTLTYTTCQPSYDNMRPYTEIRRTGRFYTIGRKQLEEMQG
- the mobV gene encoding MobV family relaxase, which translates into the protein MGYCVLHLEKAKGADSGMSAHIERTIVPKNTDPTRTHLNRELIMFPDGVCNRTLAIRHRLDTAGLKRKIGKNQVQAIRIVLSGTHEDMARVEGEGKLDEWCADNVKWLRETYGADNLVSAVLHMDEETPHIHATIVPIVQGERRKQKKEENVKRKYKVKAPAPRLCADEVMSRANLIRYQDSYGDHMAKYGLKRGIRGSVAKHLSTHEYYRNLIIQGEDIQANIANLLAREAEARRIIAEAEKAKQELARIKAETKTVELKNSAARTATAALNGIGSLLGSNKMSRLESENRQLHGEVAELKENIGQMRMDMQNMKDSHTAERLRASEQHQREIGNLRRIVDKAKEWFPMLAEFLKIERLCRSVGLSEKYTDELLQGKVLVVTGKLRSEEYRRSFAAEKVRLQVGRTEKEGKTILDLLVDRVPIAAWFKGQWEKIRQTSILSSKENRSKGVRL